Proteins encoded together in one bacterium window:
- a CDS encoding DUF1232 domain-containing protein has product MNAPEPSEREFIERGAQNVSEHELDEVLLSPDRIMEKMRGPLYRFVDDVKLLISMVRDYRGGQYRKIPYRTVAGIVFALLYVLNPLDVVPDFIPGIGLIDDAAVVAAVLKLFEKDLLAYGEWKAGRIIGH; this is encoded by the coding sequence ATGAACGCGCCTGAACCCAGCGAACGCGAATTCATCGAACGAGGCGCGCAGAACGTCTCGGAGCACGAGCTCGACGAGGTGCTGCTCTCGCCGGACCGCATCATGGAAAAGATGCGCGGTCCGCTCTACCGCTTCGTCGATGACGTGAAGCTGCTGATCTCGATGGTGCGCGACTACCGGGGCGGGCAGTATCGCAAGATCCCCTATCGCACGGTCGCGGGAATCGTCTTCGCGTTGCTGTACGTGCTCAACCCGCTCGACGTGGTGCCGGATTTCATACCCGGCATCGGCCTGATCGACGACGCGGCCGTCGTCGCCGCCGTGCTCAAGCTCTTCGAAAAAGACCTGCTTGCGTACGGCGAATGGAAGGCCGGCCGCATCATCGGCCACTGA
- a CDS encoding NAD(P)-dependent oxidoreductase yields MRIMLTGATGFIGSHVAEALRADGHDVTLLVRDPARLPFSADGFTIVTGDLLDDAALDRALDGADAVVHGAAKVGEWGTREQFHHTNVEGTRRLVAACVRGGVRRFVQISSMSVYGNGDKHLTAISEDAPMRKTGMLYGESKVDAERVTWDAHERGEIEATTIRPGMVWGPRDGQFFPKIIDGFRKKNLPYIAGGKARLGLTHVSNAVQIVRLTLEKDAAKGRAYNVDDDDARTFRDLAEAICARLELAPPKLSFPRFAAKGAAYASEAIARLLGKKDAPLMTKMGVYILCYDNDGSVERAKTELDFAPHPERFDERLTEALAPYRKE; encoded by the coding sequence ATGCGCATCATGCTAACGGGCGCGACGGGTTTCATCGGATCGCACGTCGCCGAGGCGTTGCGCGCGGACGGGCACGACGTGACGCTGCTCGTGCGCGATCCGGCGCGCCTGCCGTTTTCCGCCGATGGCTTCACGATCGTCACCGGCGACCTACTGGATGACGCCGCTCTCGATCGCGCGCTTGACGGCGCGGATGCGGTCGTTCACGGCGCGGCGAAGGTCGGCGAGTGGGGCACGCGCGAGCAGTTCCACCACACGAATGTCGAGGGCACGCGGCGGCTCGTCGCGGCGTGCGTCCGCGGCGGCGTGCGCCGTTTCGTGCAGATCAGCTCCATGTCCGTTTACGGCAATGGCGACAAACACCTGACCGCCATTTCCGAGGACGCGCCAATGCGCAAGACGGGCATGCTCTACGGCGAGAGCAAGGTGGACGCCGAGCGCGTGACGTGGGACGCGCACGAGCGCGGCGAGATCGAGGCGACGACGATCCGCCCCGGCATGGTGTGGGGCCCGCGCGACGGGCAGTTCTTCCCGAAGATCATCGACGGATTCCGCAAAAAGAATCTTCCGTACATCGCGGGGGGCAAGGCGCGCCTCGGGCTGACGCACGTCTCCAACGCCGTGCAGATCGTGCGGCTGACACTCGAGAAGGACGCCGCGAAAGGCCGCGCCTACAACGTGGACGACGACGACGCGCGGACGTTCCGCGATCTGGCCGAGGCGATCTGCGCGCGGCTCGAACTTGCGCCACCGAAGCTCTCATTCCCGCGCTTTGCCGCCAAGGGCGCGGCGTACGCGTCCGAGGCCATCGCGCGCTTGTTGGGCAAGAAAGACGCGCCGCTCATGACGAAGATGGGCGTCTACATTCTTTGCTACGACAACGATGGATCGGTGGAACGCGCCAAGACCGAACTCGATTTTGCGCCGCACCCGGAGCGCTTCGACGAGCGACTCACCGAGGCGCTTGCGCCGTACCGGAAGGAATAG
- a CDS encoding beta-propeller domain-containing protein: MTPSPTRSSSKKYRAGLYAVMFALIAAVNFAWPAPAAAQEYDPTLEYVSSCAEAEAWLKAATIAAMEERIDRDNPWEDPWSGGWDDDWDDDWGDDDDWDDDGDDDDFQIGENERDDDDQSGRPLDDDGATGGDDDDDGACGGCGCGFTGDDSAENDGDDDSAAGSDDDAANNDDTDDDDDDGLDDDDSHSDDDTNGGGDDDMADDDMDDDDDDDDGGDDDAYSETNNQEKGVDEDDIIKTDGEYLYALVGGVLYILDAQPAWATRVIGSVEVENWGAGMHLFGDRVVVISGVEYRPSSEDVFPGVPNAQITGAVTKITIIDVSDRTAPAVTGEHFIEADIAGSRRIGERIYFAMRTTKGGPAVEYNIFVNYPTEDEHLKALEELKKQNREIINAGTLDQWLPRSYIRLAAAESEVEFLVPCDELFHPAQPEGGDVLSILTYDFASATANTHALGVLASGLSPYATTERLYVAGTMIGVRRDLGLLPAFYPEASGVHRFDIAPETGVVSYAASAPVPGFVLNPFSMGEYDGYLRVASTYPTGVEGAVASGVYVYDASDGALTPTGFVEDIAPGEELYTARFMGDRGYLVTYPIPFSELVDGGWVGENPWATEEDEGDGEGSCDPLFTLDLADPYDPKVLGELIIPGFSTYLHPLGDDHLMAIGEGGDEFGANGGVALSMFDVSDMADPRRVHFLDLGAAGVTSQAKLEHHAFFYYEPYDLLSIPLVDTQWIGDGGSPGLFAGFLAFDVSVEDGFDFIGEIEHTRIGGWFGGLAIPLRSAVIDNALYTLSTNGVKVTNLDSWIDIAKVRLR; this comes from the coding sequence ATGACACCATCGCCAACGCGCTCGTCGTCAAAAAAGTATCGGGCGGGATTGTACGCGGTCATGTTCGCGCTGATCGCGGCGGTGAATTTCGCATGGCCCGCGCCCGCTGCCGCGCAGGAATACGATCCGACGCTCGAATACGTCAGCTCTTGCGCCGAAGCCGAAGCGTGGTTGAAAGCCGCGACAATCGCGGCGATGGAAGAGCGCATCGATCGCGACAACCCGTGGGAAGACCCGTGGAGCGGCGGTTGGGATGACGATTGGGACGATGACTGGGGTGATGACGACGATTGGGACGACGACGGGGACGACGACGATTTCCAGATCGGCGAGAACGAGCGCGACGACGATGACCAGAGCGGCCGGCCGCTCGACGACGATGGCGCGACCGGCGGCGACGACGATGACGACGGTGCATGCGGCGGGTGCGGCTGCGGATTTACCGGCGACGACAGCGCCGAAAACGACGGCGATGACGACAGCGCGGCCGGAAGCGACGATGACGCCGCGAATAACGACGATACCGATGACGATGATGACGACGGCCTGGACGACGATGACAGCCATTCGGACGACGATACCAACGGCGGCGGCGACGACGACATGGCCGACGACGACATGGATGACGATGATGACGACGACGATGGCGGTGACGACGACGCCTACAGCGAAACCAACAATCAGGAAAAAGGCGTCGACGAGGACGACATCATCAAGACCGACGGCGAGTATCTCTACGCTCTTGTCGGCGGCGTGCTTTACATCCTGGACGCGCAGCCCGCGTGGGCGACGCGCGTGATCGGATCGGTCGAGGTCGAGAATTGGGGCGCCGGCATGCACCTTTTTGGCGACCGCGTCGTCGTGATCAGCGGCGTCGAATACCGCCCGTCGTCCGAGGACGTTTTCCCCGGCGTACCGAACGCCCAAATCACGGGCGCCGTCACCAAGATCACGATCATCGATGTCTCGGACCGGACCGCGCCGGCGGTGACCGGCGAACATTTCATCGAGGCCGACATCGCTGGATCGCGGCGCATCGGCGAACGCATCTATTTTGCGATGCGAACGACCAAGGGCGGGCCGGCGGTCGAATACAATATCTTCGTGAACTATCCGACCGAGGATGAGCATCTCAAGGCGCTCGAAGAACTGAAAAAACAGAATCGCGAGATCATCAACGCCGGGACCCTGGATCAATGGCTCCCACGTTCGTACATTCGATTGGCCGCGGCAGAGTCGGAGGTGGAATTTCTTGTGCCTTGCGACGAGCTGTTTCACCCCGCGCAACCGGAAGGCGGAGATGTGCTCTCGATCCTGACCTACGATTTCGCAAGCGCGACCGCCAACACGCACGCGCTTGGCGTTCTGGCATCCGGGCTGTCGCCCTATGCGACGACGGAGCGCTTGTACGTCGCGGGGACGATGATCGGCGTGCGGCGCGATCTCGGCCTGCTGCCCGCGTTCTATCCCGAGGCCAGCGGCGTGCATCGCTTCGACATCGCGCCCGAGACGGGCGTGGTGTCGTACGCCGCCTCGGCGCCCGTGCCCGGCTTCGTGCTCAACCCGTTCAGCATGGGGGAATACGACGGCTACCTGCGCGTCGCGTCGACCTATCCCACGGGAGTCGAAGGCGCCGTCGCCAGCGGCGTGTACGTTTACGACGCTTCGGACGGCGCATTGACGCCGACGGGTTTTGTCGAGGACATTGCGCCCGGCGAAGAGCTATACACCGCGCGCTTCATGGGCGACCGCGGCTATCTCGTCACTTATCCGATACCGTTTTCCGAGCTCGTTGACGGCGGATGGGTGGGCGAAAATCCCTGGGCGACCGAAGAGGATGAGGGAGACGGGGAAGGTTCATGCGATCCCCTGTTCACGCTCGATCTTGCGGACCCGTACGATCCGAAAGTCTTGGGCGAGCTCATCATTCCCGGATTCTCGACCTACCTCCATCCGCTTGGCGACGATCACCTGATGGCGATCGGCGAAGGGGGCGACGAATTCGGCGCGAACGGCGGTGTGGCGCTATCGATGTTTGACGTGAGCGACATGGCCGATCCGCGGCGCGTGCACTTTCTCGATCTCGGCGCGGCGGGCGTGACCTCGCAGGCCAAGCTCGAACACCACGCGTTTTTCTACTACGAACCGTACGATCTGCTCTCGATTCCGCTGGTGGATACGCAGTGGATCGGCGACGGCGGCTCGCCCGGCTTGTTCGCCGGCTTTCTCGCGTTTGACGTTTCCGTTGAAGACGGTTTCGACTTCATTGGCGAAATCGAACACACGCGCATCGGTGGCTGGTTCGGAGGCTTGGCTATACCCCTGCGTTCGGCGGTCATCGACAACGCGCTCTACACCCTGTCCACCAACGGCGTGAAGGTCACGAACCTCGATTCGTGGATTGACATCGCGAAGGTGCGGCTGCGCTGA